Part of the Candidatus Binatia bacterium genome, GCGATCTACGAACATCCTGGGTTTTCCCTCGGGGAGCTCGCTGCGCATCTGCGCATGGACAGCCCGACGGCTTCTCGGGTGGTCTTCGCGCTCATAAACCGGAAGCTGGTGGAGGTCCGAGGCGATGCAGCGGACCGGCGCCGCGCCCGCCTGCACCTGAGAGCACCAGGGGCGGCCCTGGCCAAGGACCTTCATGAGCTAGCGACAGCGGTACGAGCCGCCGTCGTACAGGGACTGAGCTCATCGGAGCAAACAGCCCTGCGAGCCTCCCTCCGCAAGATCATCGCCAATATGGGCCGCTTTCAAGACAGCGACTCTACCGGGGCTTCAGCCGAGGCAGATTCGCTGCCTACCTCCCCTCAATCCGGGCAACCCAATCGTCATTCGCAGCAGCGCTGAGCGGCTACCGCTCTGCTGGGTGCTTCCCCTTGTGAGGAAATGTGAAGATGAATCTGAAGATACCGACCACCTTGGATGAGAAACCAGTGGAGCTGCCCGACGAGTGGGAAGGGCAGGCTCAGCACCCTCGGGCAAGACGCCGGCGCTGGCCGTGGCTGCTGGTGCTGGCCATTCTCGGCTACAGCGCATTCTGGCTGCTCACCAGATCAGGTGAACGACAGTCCGGCACGGCCGCCTCGGCAGCAAAATCCGCCGCCCCAGCCGTGCCCGTGGTGGCCGCGGCTGTGCACGAAGGGGATATGCCGGTGTATCTGACCGGGCTGGGCTCAGTGACCGCTTTCAACACGGTTACGGTGAAAAGCCGCGTCGACGGTCAGCTCATCAAGGTGGCGTTTCAGGAGGGCGAATTCATCCACCAAGGGGATCTGCTCGCCGAAATCGACCCGCGACCGTTCCAGGTGCAGATGGCGCAAGCAGAGGGGCAAATGGCCCGTGACGCCGCGCAGGTCAAGGATTTGAAGATCAACCTGGCACGCTATCGGGACCTGGTCGCCAAGGAGTTAATTCCCAAGCAGCAATTCGACAGCCAGGCCGCACTGGTCGGCCAGTATGAAGGCGTCGTCAAGATGGACCAGGGGCTCATCGATGGCGCCAAGCTGCAATTGACCTACTGCCGCATCATCGCGCCCATCAGCGGCCGGGTCGGGCTGCGGCTGGTGGACGTGGGCAACATAGTCCACGCCAGCGATCAGAATGGCTTGGTGGTCATCACGCAGGTCCAACCTATCGCCGTGCTGTTCACCATCCCCGAAGACAGTCTGCCTCCCATCGTCACCAAGCTGCGCGCCGGCGAGCGCCTGCCAGTGGAGGCCTACGACCGTGCCGGTCAGACGAAAATTGCGACGGGATCGCTGCTCACCGTCGACAATCAAATCGATCAGAGCACCGGCACCTCCCGTCTGAAGGCGGTCTTCGAAAACCAGGACAACGCCCTGTTCCCCAACCAGTTTGTCAACGTGCGGCTGCTGCTCGACACCAGAAAAGGGGCAGCCATCGCTCCCATTGCGGCGATCCAACGGGGCCCGCAAGGGACGTTCGTCTATGTGGTGAAGGCGGACCAGACGGTGGAGGTGCGTCCGGTCACCGTCGGCCCCATGGCCGGCACCGAAGCGGTGATGGAGGCGGGGGTATCCGCTGGGGAACAGGTGGTCACGGATGGCATCGACAAGCTGCGAGCGGGGAGTACGGTCCAGGTACGGACGCCGGGCACTGATGCCCCCGGTCCACGGCCGAGCGCATGAACCCGTCCCGGCTCTTCATTCTTCGGCCCGTGGCGACGTCGTTGCTGATGGCCGCTATCCTGTTGGCGGGCGCCGTCGCTTACCGCCAGCTGCCGGTCTCGGCGTTGCCACAGGTGGACTATCCGACGATCCAGGTGCTCACGTTCTATCCCGGCGCCAGCCCCGATGTCATGGCATCGTCGGTCACCGCGCCGCTGGAGCGCCAGTTCGGGCAGATGCCCGGCCTCAACCAGATGATGTCCACCAGCTCCTTCGGCAGCTCGGTGATCACGCTGCAGTTTGCACTCGACCTCAATCTCGATGTCGCCGAGCAAGAGGTGCAGGCGGCCATCAATGCGGCGACGACCTACTTGCCCCGCGATCTGCCGACTCCGCCCGTTTACAGCAAGACGAATCCTGCCGATGCGCCGGTTCTCACCCTCGCCCTGACGTCGGGCACCCTGCCCCTCTCAAAGGTGCAAGATCTCGCCGACACGCGGCTGGCCCAGAAAATCTCGCAGCTGCCCGGCGTCGGCCTGGTCAGCATCAGCGGCGGACAAAAGCCGGCCGTGCGTGTGCAGGCCAATCCCACGGCCTTGGCTGCCTATGGGCTCAGCCTCGAAGACCTCCGGACCGCCATCGCGCAAGCCAACGTCAACCAGGCGAAGGGGAACTTTGATGGCAGCCATCAGGCCTACACCATCGGCGCCAACGATCAGCTCCTGTCGAGCGATGAATACCGGCCACTGGTGATTGCGTACCGCAACGGAGCGCCGGTGCGCATCTCCGACGTTGCGGATGTGCGCGATGACGCTGAGAACGTGAAGCAGGCCGCCTGGATGAACACCGTCCCCGCCGTCATCCTGAACATTCAGCGGCAGCCGGGCGCCAACATCATTAGTGTCGTCGATCGCATCAAGAAGCTGCTACCGCAACTGACCACCTCGTTGCCGCCGTCCGTGCAGGTGGCGGTCCTGACCGACCGCACCACCACCATTCGCGCCTCGGTGAGCGATGTGGAGTTCGAACTGATGCTCACCGTGACGCTCGTCGTCATGGTGCTCTTCCTGTTCTTGCGCAGCCTGTCGGCGACGGTCATTCCGAGCATCGCGGTACCCTTGTCGCTGGTGGGCACCTTCGGGGTCATGTATCTCCTCGGCTACAGCCTGGACAACCTCTCGCTCATGGCCCTGACCATCTCGACCGGCTTCGTCGTCGACGACGCCATCGTCATGATCGAGAACATCACCCGCTACATCGAGCAAGGTGAGCCGCCACTGCAGGCTGCCCTCAAGGGTTCCGAACAGATCGGCTTCACCATCATCTCGCTGACGGTGTCGCTCATCGCGGTGCTGATTCCGCTGCTGTTCATGGGCGACATCGTTGGGCGCCTGTTTCGCGAATTCGCAGTGACGTTGAGCGTCACCATTCTGGTCTCGGCGATCGTCTCCCTGACGCTGACACCGATGATGTGCGCCAAGCTGCTGCGGCATCGACCCGAGGCCGCACAGGGGCGGTTCTACCGGGTATCAGAACGATTCTTCAACGCGACGATTCAGCGATACGGGACGACGCTCCGTTGGGTGCTCGGGCACCAAACCACGACGCTGTGGATCGCCATCGGCACGCTGGCCGGCACCATACTTCTTTACGTGATCGTGCCCAAAGGATTCTTTCCAGTGCAAGATACGGGCGTCATCCTGGGCGTGTCCGAGGCACCGCAGACGGTGTCGTTTGCGGCCATGGCGGAACGTCAGCAGAACCTGGCGAAGGTCATTCTTCAGGATCCGGCCGTGCAGAGCCTTTCCTCCTTCATCGGCGTCGACGGTATCAACACCACCCCCAACAGCGGACGCATCCAGATCAACCTCAAGCCACTGGACGAGAGACAGGTGAGCGCCAGCGACGTCATCCGACGCCTGCAGCCGCAGCTGGCCCCTGTGCAAGGCATCGCGCTATTCATGCAACCGGTCCAGGACCTCACCATCGAAGACCGGGTCAGCCGAACGCAATACCAGTACAGCATCGAGTCCGCCGATCGCAACGAGCTGCACGTGTGGGCGCCTCGACTGGTGGATACGCTGCGGACACTTCCTGAGCTGCGAGACGTGGCCAGCGATCAGCAGAATGCCGGTTTGGGAACCGCGGTGGAGATCGACCGGGACACCGCGTCCCGGCTGGGTGTGACGCCGCAGATGATCGACGATACCCTCTACGACGCCTTCGGGCAGCGGCAAGTATCGACCATCTTCACACAGCTGAATCAGTACCACGTTGTCCTGGAGGTCAAACCGAGCTTTCAACGCGGTCCGGAGGCGTTGAAGGACATCTATGTCCGCTCCGCCACCGGAGCGCAGGTGCCGCTGAGCGCCTTCACGCATTTCGCCCCAACCACCACGGCGCTGTCGATCAATCACCAGGGACAGTTTCCGGCAGTCACCCTCTCGTTCAATCTGGCACCGGGGGTCGCCTTGGGCGACGCGGTGACCGCGATCGCCGCCGCCGAACGCCAGATCGGGTTGCCTGCCAGTATCCACGCCGGCTTTCAGGGCACGGCGCAGGCCTTCCAGGCCTCGCTGGCCAACGAGCCGCTGCTGATTCTGGCCGCGCTGGTCACCGTCTATATCGTTCTCGGCGTGCTGTATGAGAGCTACATCCACCCGATGACGATTCTCTCCACGCTGCCGTCGGCGGGGGTGGGCGCGATTGTGGCGCTGCTGCTGTGCCGTATCGACCTGAGTGTGATCGCGCTGATCGGCATCATCCTGCTGATCGGTATCGTCAAGAAGAACGCCATCATGATGATCGATTTCGCGCTGGAGGCGGAGCGCAAAGAAGGCAAGTCGCCGGAGGCCGCGATCTACGAAGCCTGCCTGCTGCGCTTCCGGCCGATCATGATGACGACGATGGCGGCGTTGCTGGGAGCCCTGCCACTGGCCCTGGGCGGGGGCACGGGAGCGGAGCTGCGCCGGCCGCTGGGCATCACCATCGTCGGCGGCCTGATGCTCAGTCAGCTTCTCACACTCTATACCACCCCGGTCGTGTACCTGGCCTTCGATCGGCTGTCCCGACGGCTGGCCCCGTGGCGGATCGGCAACCCGATCAACGAGCCGGTCAGGTTGGAGGGGCAGTGAACATCTCCGCCACCTTCATCAGGAGGCCGGTCGCGACCTCGCTGCTGACGCTGGCGCTGGCGCTGGCGGGCGCTCTGGCCTTTCGCTTCTTGCCGGTCTCGCCGATCCCGCAGGTGGAGTTTCCGACCATCCAGGTGCAGGCCGCTCTTCCTGGCGCCAGTCCGGAAACCATGGCCTCGTCGGTGGCAATGCCGCTCGAACGTCAATTCGGCCGCATCGCCGGAGTGACCGATATCACGTCGACGAGCTATCTCGGCTCGACGGCCATCGTGCTGCAGTTCGACCTGAGCCGCAACATCGACGGGGCCGCACGTGACGTGCAAGGGGCGATCAACGCGGCACGGGGTCAGTTGCCGACCAACCTGCCGAACAATCCCAATTACAGAAAGGTGAATCCGGCCGACGCGCCCATCCTCATCCTCGCCTTGACGTCGGACACCGTCGATACGGCCCGCATGTACGACGCCGCCGCATCGATCCTGCAGCAGAAGCTCTCGCAGATCGAGGGCGTGGGCCAGGTGATGGTCGGAGGCAGTTCGTTGCCGGCGGTCCGCGTGGATCTCAATCCCACGGTACTCAACAAATACGGAATCGGACTGGACCAGGTGCGCTCGGCACTGAGCGCTGCCAACGCCAACCGGCCCAAGGGCCAACTCGCCGACGCAACTTCCGAGTGGCAGATCAGCGCCACCGACCAACTGCTCAAGGCAGAACAGTACCGGCCGTTGATTGTCGCCTACCGTCGCGGCGCGCCGGTGCGCTTGTCTGATGTGGCAAATGTCGAAGACTCGGTTGAGGATCTGCGCAGTTGGGGTCTCGCCAATGGCAAGCCGGCTGTCGTCGTCGTCATCTTCCGGCAACCCGGCGCCAACATCATCGAGACCGTCGACCGGGTGCGGGCGCTGCTGCCGGAACTGCAGGCCTCGATCTCTCGAGGAATCGATCTATCCGTGATGATCGATCGTACCCCGACGATTCGCGCCTCCATAGCAGACGTTGAGCTGACGCTGCTCATCTCGATTGCCCTGGTCATCTTGGTGGTGTTCGTCTTTCTGCGCAACCTGTGGGCCACCGTCATTCCCGGTGTGGTGGTTCCACTGTCCCTGATCGGCACATTCGGCGCGATGTACTTGTTCGGCTACAGCATCGACAACCTGTCGCTGATGGCGCTCACGATCTCGACCGGGTTCGTCGTCGATGACGCCATAGTGGTCATCGAAAACATTGCGCGTTATCTGGAGCACGGGATGCCTCCGGTCGAGGCCGCGTTGCGGGGGGCGCGTGAGATTGGCTTCACCGTCCTCTCGATGAGCAGCTCCCTGGTCGCCGTCTTCATTCCGATTCTGTTGATGGGGGGCATCGTCGGTCGTCTGTTCCGCGAATTCGCGGTGGTGCTCTCGGTCGCCATTGTGGTGTCGCTTGTCGTATCGCTGACCACGACGCCGATGATGTGTGCGAAGTTCCTGAAGTCCGGGCAGGGCCGTACGCATGGTAGTCTCTACCGCATCAGCGAGCGTGCCTTCGAGTGGCTCCTGCACCGCTACGAGGCGAGCTTGTCCTGGGTCCTGCGGCATGCGCGGCTGACCCTGCTGGTGGCGGCGATCACGGTGTGCGTCAATATTTATCTGTACGTGATCGTTCCCAAGGGATTCTTCCCCGAGCAGGACACGGGCCGCGTGATGGGGGCCATCCAGGCGGACCAGGACACGTCGTTTCAGGCGCTGCAGCAAAAGCTGGCTGCGTTCGTGAGTATCGTCCAGGCGGATCCGGCGGTCGACACCGTGGTGGCATTCACGGGCGGCACACAGGGGAGCACCAACACGGGGCGGATGTTCATGTCGTTGAAACCGTTGGCCGCGCGCAAAATCAGCGCGGCCCAGGTCATTGCGCGGCTGCGGCCCAAGCTCGCGGCCGTGCCCGGCGCGAGCCTGTTTCTGCAGACGGTCCAGGACATTCGCGTCGGTGGAAGACTGAGCAACGCCATGTTTCAGTTCACGCTGCAAGGTGATGACCTGCAGGAGCTGAATGCCTGGGCCCCGCGGATGTTTCGCAAGCTGCAGACGCTGCCGGGGGTGGTGGACGTCAGCACCGACCAGCAGAACAAGGGGCTGCAGGCGTCGGTGGTGATTGACCGGGACACCGCCTCGCGGCTGGGGATCACGCCGCAGATGATCGACGATACTCTCTACGATGCCTTCGGGCAGCGGCAGGTGTCGACGATGTATACCGAGCTGAACCAGTATCACGTCGTGATGGAGGTGGCACCGAGATTCTGGCAGAGCCCCGAGACGCTGCGCGACATTTATGTCCGGTCGACAACCGGGGCGCAGGTGCCATTGAGCGCCTTCACGCATTTCGCGCCAACGACCACGGCGCTGGCGGTCAACCATCAAGGACAATTTCCGGGGATCACCCTCTCATTCAACCTGGCCCCTGGGGTCGCCTTGGGTGACGCGGTGACTGCGATCACCGCTGCCGAGCGCGAGATCGGGATGCCCGCCAGCATCCGCGCCAGCTTTTCCGGCACAGCGCAGGCGTTCCAAGCCTCGCTCGCCAACGAGCCGCTGCTGATCCTGGCGGCGCTGGTGGCGGTCTACATCGTGCTGGGCATGCTGTATGAGAGCTACATTCACCCGTTCACGATTCTCTCCACGCTACCGTCGGCGGGGGTGGGCGCGATCCTGGCGCTGCTACTGTGCCGTACCGACCTGAGTGTGATCGCCTTGATCGGCATCATTCTGTTGATCGGCATCGTCAAGAAGAACGCGATCATGATGATCGATTTCGCGCTGGAGGCGGAGCGCAAGGAAGGCAAGTCGCCGGAAGCCGCGATCTACGAGGCCTGCCTGCTGCGCTTCCGGCCGATCATGATGACGACGATGGCGGCGCTGTTGGGGGCGCTGCCGCTGGCGGTCGGCGGGGGCACCGGATCGGAACTGCGGCGGCCGCTGGGGATCACGATCGTCGGCGGACTCATCGTCAGCCAGCTCCTCACCCTCTACACCACCCCCGTCATCTACCTGTACCTGGACCGCTTCAGGCTGTGGTTCGGGCGCTTACGGAAGAGACCGTTCCGCGCAATGGTCCCGGCAACACCGTTGCGGCCTATCCAGTCGGAACGCTCTGGTCCGGAATACTCATGAAGCGATCTACCGCGAGCCCCGAGTGCACGCCATCTCGGGGCGTACTCGCTCTTCGCTTCTGCGACATACCGCACGACCATGCCTCGTCGCTCCGTGCACCCCTTAACAAATTGACAACGTCCCGAGAGCGACGACGATTGCGATCGCCCTGTCATTCGTCTCTTGTTCGAACAACGTGCCAAATTCAAGCAGCGCTCGGTGAAGGTAGAAGTACCTCTCAAGATCCTTCCCGGCGGTCTTCGAGGATCAATGCGATCGCGTCGGCCAAACTGGTGCGGGCTTCATCCTTCGTACGTCCCTGACCGTTCGCCCCGAGGATTTCAGGGCAGTACGCGGTGTACCAATCGCCGTCCCGCTCAATGATCGCGGTGAATTCGTTGTGCATAGACCACCTCTCGCCACGGACAACGTAGCGCGCCCACGGTCGGCGGTCTAACGTCGTGGCGCTGAGCGGCCGGCGGTAACGGGCGCTTCAATCAAGCGGCGCCGCTCCACCGCCGGCCCGATCGAGCGCCGGGTTAGGCTGCTACCTCGACCGTTGCGTAGAAGTTGACCTGCCGCCGAGTGCGGCGCGGCTTCACAGCACGCTGCCTCGGAGGTGGAACTCTGATTCCGTCCTCGCGCAGCCCGCGTACGTGCAACTCGATCGCGCCCTCGATCCGCCGCAGGGCCGCATCGATCGTCTTCCCGGTCGCCACGCAGCCGGGAAGATCCGGAACCGAGGCGCCCCAATCGCTATCTACGTCTTTGTCGATCCGCATCAGATACTGCCGCTTCATGATTTCTTCCCTCGCGCGAGTCCCGCCTGTCGCATGATCGACACCAGCGTTCCCTTCGGCATATCGTCTCCCGGATGCCCGCTGATGGTCACCAGCCCAGGCTTCTAGGTGTGTTTGTACTGCCGATGGCCACCCTCTATGACGACCCTGCGCCATCCGTCCTGCTCGACCATACGGATTACGTCTCGGACCTTCACGGGAACGCAATACCACTTCTTGCCCCCTGTCCGCCACCAGCCGAACGCTCAGCTTTAGCGGCGCGCGTCTTGTGCGCGTCCGCTGCAAGCTGAGCGTTCGGCATTCTTTCGGTGTGCGGTTCATCGGGTGATCGTCCGATCTGATTTCGGAACACTCACAGCTACGTCCCGACTCTTCGCCTGACGATCAACGCTGCCGCAGCAAGCCAGATGAATGCTCCGCTCCACTTGCCTCGTTGTGTCGGACCGACCGAACACCCGCCACCGCCATGCTTGGTTGGCGTGGACGTTTCGGTCGGGCTTGGGGTAGCGCTCGGCGTAGGTGTATGTGTCGGCAAGGGAGCGGCAATATCAAAAATGAGCGGCTGACTGTGGACCGTCGTGTACGGACCTGGAGAAAAGATGCCGTTGCAGTTGTATTCCGTATTATAGTCGACGCTGATCGTGACCGTGGCCAGGCCGGTTCTGACCGCAGAGAGCTCAAAGCTGTCGTAATCTGTCACGCGCAAACCGTCGAGTAGTCCTTCGGCACCATCCAGCCTGAACGCCCCGTGACTATACACCTGCGCATCGTAATCGAACTGGATCGTTACTGGATCGCCGACAAACGGGTGCAGTGGCGCCACGGTTACGCTCCGGAATGAGAAATAGCCCGGGATGAGACCACACGTCGGAGTCGAGGTGCTGCTTGGTGTTGGGAGTGTTGGCGTCGGTGTCACCGACGCTATCGAAGTGGTCGCTTCCGCCAACGAGGCGGCGCCGAGGGCGAACACGAGTACAGCCAGCCGACGTCCAGCCGATAGAATGCGATACATGATCCCTCCTTAGCACTATAAAATTACCCGAGTTTGCCTGCTACCCTATTCTGGCAGTTGTTCAAGCTCCGGCTTCTTCGGTCGGCTCAAGCGCCCGCTGCGGCATCCCGACACCTCTCACATCAACCGTCTTTGCGGCTTCCCTGTCCGAAATGCTTCTCGAAGAACTCAGCCGCCAACCGCTCCCCCTCGTCGGTGAAGGCAACAGACTTTGCTTTGCCCTTCGGGTCTGAGATCCAACCTTCCTCGTGGAGTGCGTCGAGAAGATCCCAATTCAT contains:
- a CDS encoding DUF6429 family protein → MLHLTAHGDRFGARAWKGMNWDLLDALHEEGWISDPKGKAKSVAFTDEGERLAAEFFEKHFGQGSRKDG
- a CDS encoding MarR family winged helix-turn-helix transcriptional regulator, with the translated sequence MLKNERRRDEHIGLLIGAVRQRIKQAVGSHARRYDLTTQQFWILVAIYEHPGFSLGELAAHLRMDSPTASRVVFALINRKLVEVRGDAADRRRARLHLRAPGAALAKDLHELATAVRAAVVQGLSSSEQTALRASLRKIIANMGRFQDSDSTGASAEADSLPTSPQSGQPNRHSQQR
- a CDS encoding type II toxin-antitoxin system HicB family antitoxin: MKRQYLMRIDKDVDSDWGASVPDLPGCVATGKTIDAALRRIEGAIELHVRGLREDGIRVPPPRQRAVKPRRTRRQVNFYATVEVAA
- a CDS encoding MdtB/MuxB family multidrug efflux RND transporter permease subunit gives rise to the protein MNPSRLFILRPVATSLLMAAILLAGAVAYRQLPVSALPQVDYPTIQVLTFYPGASPDVMASSVTAPLERQFGQMPGLNQMMSTSSFGSSVITLQFALDLNLDVAEQEVQAAINAATTYLPRDLPTPPVYSKTNPADAPVLTLALTSGTLPLSKVQDLADTRLAQKISQLPGVGLVSISGGQKPAVRVQANPTALAAYGLSLEDLRTAIAQANVNQAKGNFDGSHQAYTIGANDQLLSSDEYRPLVIAYRNGAPVRISDVADVRDDAENVKQAAWMNTVPAVILNIQRQPGANIISVVDRIKKLLPQLTTSLPPSVQVAVLTDRTTTIRASVSDVEFELMLTVTLVVMVLFLFLRSLSATVIPSIAVPLSLVGTFGVMYLLGYSLDNLSLMALTISTGFVVDDAIVMIENITRYIEQGEPPLQAALKGSEQIGFTIISLTVSLIAVLIPLLFMGDIVGRLFREFAVTLSVTILVSAIVSLTLTPMMCAKLLRHRPEAAQGRFYRVSERFFNATIQRYGTTLRWVLGHQTTTLWIAIGTLAGTILLYVIVPKGFFPVQDTGVILGVSEAPQTVSFAAMAERQQNLAKVILQDPAVQSLSSFIGVDGINTTPNSGRIQINLKPLDERQVSASDVIRRLQPQLAPVQGIALFMQPVQDLTIEDRVSRTQYQYSIESADRNELHVWAPRLVDTLRTLPELRDVASDQQNAGLGTAVEIDRDTASRLGVTPQMIDDTLYDAFGQRQVSTIFTQLNQYHVVLEVKPSFQRGPEALKDIYVRSATGAQVPLSAFTHFAPTTTALSINHQGQFPAVTLSFNLAPGVALGDAVTAIAAAERQIGLPASIHAGFQGTAQAFQASLANEPLLILAALVTVYIVLGVLYESYIHPMTILSTLPSAGVGAIVALLLCRIDLSVIALIGIILLIGIVKKNAIMMIDFALEAERKEGKSPEAAIYEACLLRFRPIMMTTMAALLGALPLALGGGTGAELRRPLGITIVGGLMLSQLLTLYTTPVVYLAFDRLSRRLAPWRIGNPINEPVRLEGQ
- a CDS encoding multidrug efflux RND transporter permease subunit — encoded protein: MNISATFIRRPVATSLLTLALALAGALAFRFLPVSPIPQVEFPTIQVQAALPGASPETMASSVAMPLERQFGRIAGVTDITSTSYLGSTAIVLQFDLSRNIDGAARDVQGAINAARGQLPTNLPNNPNYRKVNPADAPILILALTSDTVDTARMYDAAASILQQKLSQIEGVGQVMVGGSSLPAVRVDLNPTVLNKYGIGLDQVRSALSAANANRPKGQLADATSEWQISATDQLLKAEQYRPLIVAYRRGAPVRLSDVANVEDSVEDLRSWGLANGKPAVVVVIFRQPGANIIETVDRVRALLPELQASISRGIDLSVMIDRTPTIRASIADVELTLLISIALVILVVFVFLRNLWATVIPGVVVPLSLIGTFGAMYLFGYSIDNLSLMALTISTGFVVDDAIVVIENIARYLEHGMPPVEAALRGAREIGFTVLSMSSSLVAVFIPILLMGGIVGRLFREFAVVLSVAIVVSLVVSLTTTPMMCAKFLKSGQGRTHGSLYRISERAFEWLLHRYEASLSWVLRHARLTLLVAAITVCVNIYLYVIVPKGFFPEQDTGRVMGAIQADQDTSFQALQQKLAAFVSIVQADPAVDTVVAFTGGTQGSTNTGRMFMSLKPLAARKISAAQVIARLRPKLAAVPGASLFLQTVQDIRVGGRLSNAMFQFTLQGDDLQELNAWAPRMFRKLQTLPGVVDVSTDQQNKGLQASVVIDRDTASRLGITPQMIDDTLYDAFGQRQVSTMYTELNQYHVVMEVAPRFWQSPETLRDIYVRSTTGAQVPLSAFTHFAPTTTALAVNHQGQFPGITLSFNLAPGVALGDAVTAITAAEREIGMPASIRASFSGTAQAFQASLANEPLLILAALVAVYIVLGMLYESYIHPFTILSTLPSAGVGAILALLLCRTDLSVIALIGIILLIGIVKKNAIMMIDFALEAERKEGKSPEAAIYEACLLRFRPIMMTTMAALLGALPLAVGGGTGSELRRPLGITIVGGLIVSQLLTLYTTPVIYLYLDRFRLWFGRLRKRPFRAMVPATPLRPIQSERSGPEYS
- a CDS encoding type II toxin-antitoxin system HicB family antitoxin, giving the protein MHNEFTAIIERDGDWYTAYCPEILGANGQGRTKDEARTSLADAIALILEDRREGS
- a CDS encoding MdtA/MuxA family multidrug efflux RND transporter periplasmic adaptor subunit → MNLKIPTTLDEKPVELPDEWEGQAQHPRARRRRWPWLLVLAILGYSAFWLLTRSGERQSGTAASAAKSAAPAVPVVAAAVHEGDMPVYLTGLGSVTAFNTVTVKSRVDGQLIKVAFQEGEFIHQGDLLAEIDPRPFQVQMAQAEGQMARDAAQVKDLKINLARYRDLVAKELIPKQQFDSQAALVGQYEGVVKMDQGLIDGAKLQLTYCRIIAPISGRVGLRLVDVGNIVHASDQNGLVVITQVQPIAVLFTIPEDSLPPIVTKLRAGERLPVEAYDRAGQTKIATGSLLTVDNQIDQSTGTSRLKAVFENQDNALFPNQFVNVRLLLDTRKGAAIAPIAAIQRGPQGTFVYVVKADQTVEVRPVTVGPMAGTEAVMEAGVSAGEQVVTDGIDKLRAGSTVQVRTPGTDAPGPRPSA